The Helicoverpa armigera isolate CAAS_96S chromosome 28, ASM3070526v1, whole genome shotgun sequence genomic interval tttaagagaactcttgaaaagcgccatctaccctaaccatacatgaagtaaccacgccatcttgtgacgggggcccgttaactttcacgctagtaagttgttttgaacgatgagttgcgtatctatctctatatagtgtattatctatggACAAGACTAgacaatatttcagtttttcagTCGATGTCATTTGTTCTATTTCtcgatttgttttataaatctaAAATACTTCTATAAAGTAATAGGGCAGTATAAAACTCCATATAAATTGAGATAATCGAAACTACTGCAGTATACAACAGTTTGTGTCTAAGTGAAGGCAATGGAATGTTGTAAAAATCTAATGTTTTGAAACGTATATCAACAATGTCTTCGGGTCTAGAGCATGAAGATCTGGAGAATGTTGCTCTCGTTAGAATGGAGGATGTACAACCGTCACGGGACAGGATAGACAGGACCGTAGACTTGCAGAGCCCGCCTTCTGACGACGAGGAAATATTCGAGACGTGTATTATTGACAAAGTGGAGTACGACAATGAATGCGCGATTGACGATGATAGTGACTCGAATATCGGAAGTATGGTGTCCATTCAATCTGAGGAGATGGTAGAGGAAGAAGAGGAATCTAGTGATACTTCAGAATTGATTGTTCCCGAGATTTTGGACCCACCCACAGAGATAATAAATGAACCAATTGTGAGTGCATTTTCGCGCCCTTGAACATTAGATTGCTACTTGATATTGTTTTTTGCTGCTCTATTGTCTTTTGTTAGAATGTTTAAACATATTGAACTGAATACTTATTTGAAATAACTTCCTTGCATTCTTTCTGTCAGCCTTGATAACTTTTccataattttttaatattatttttttcttttttatttagcaaAGGCCAAAAGAAGTGAAGACCAATGCCAAACCAAATCAATCAGACAGTTGGCCAACATTAGAAATATTACCGGGTGGCGTTATAAAAAATGCTGTTGATTGTGAGACGTTTCCCTCCAAAACTGCAGACAAGACTCCTCGGAAGGGAGAGATGATGTATGCATGTGCCAAGTGCCCTCAGGTGTTTAAATACCTGTTCTGTTTGGTTAAACATGTTAAATGGCACGAGGAACAGGCCAAAATGGTTGATAGGACAGCTAATTTAAGTGAGTACAGCTacagcatatttttttctatgttttttctttcaaagaaaaataacttatattttacATGAATAATCCTAATAGTACTATTATTGATTGATTCATATTCTGCCCTTTATATGGTGTGCAACAAAGAGTATTTTGGAGGGGTTATAGTCAGTCAAATTAATTtctacaataattaaatcagatgttattatcaaataatataaaatgctgTAGTGGCCATATTGTGGTAATGTGGTGTTACTTATGAAggagataaaattttaaaagtaaataaaggtaAGTCTTGTTCACAGTTTTTCGTGAGTTGATTTAATAATTGTAGATCCACCAAATTTTATTGGCCattgtttgaattttaatttatagccGGTTGCCACAATATGGCTTTTGGTTGGTCTATAatctttcacaatattttttttttatttagtttgaaaactttttttttttcaggtacaCTGGAAAAAGAGTTGGTGTTAGTAAAAAGAGAGAGAAATGATTTAGATAAGACatacaaaatgcaaaaaattGAAGTTTATGCTAGGttagcttatattatttattcatattaataagtacctaagaatattttttattttttgcagtccgaataaattgaaacttttctttgatttcattttcattaatttttccTTTTGATTTCAGGATTGCAGCtgcaatagaaaaaataaataatacaagacacatttttaaataataaatcattttatacatttggatcatggttttatttaattcttcaaTAGGCCTACTAAAGTCTACTAAATCTGTGATTAGATGCGTTGAAATGGAAGCCAAGTGCATTCTAACTAAATTCATCAGTTCATAAAATCAGATTATGCTTTTCAAATTTCTctcaaaacagcactttttctAGATAAGTTATGGCCCACATAGAAGATTGgccaaatattaaaaatattgacataatattcTTTTTGTACTCCATTATTTCAGAAAAGGGCGAATCAGAAGAATACGTTTGCCTGCACACAAGTAAGAAGAAAGTAGGGTTACCAGATGCAAAGAAAAGCAGACGGAAACAACCAAAGAGGTTAAAGTCGTAGTAATAAGTCTGAccaggttattttttattaaacatttttatatataatttccGCACACTCCACCGCCCCATCGAATTTAGTAAATCATTAGATAGTTAAAATATTCAGTAGATCTTTACTTTTTTGcattaaggtacgttttgaattcaTTTCATAGGCCGCACATGACGCGACTGCTGTGTATGTctgtctcatgaaccgtgataaagttgaaattttaaCAGGAGAAATTTCTGTTGCTgttttaacaacaaatactgaaaactagaataaaatattttttttattttattccgacATGAAGCATTTTGGATAGAAGTGGCCGCAACACGTGCCGTTGCTGTCAGATATCTGAAGCCGATTTCACGCAGgcgcggcatgtgcggtcggcagctAGAATTCAAAACATACCTTTATTCTGTGTCCAGAAACTTTGGCCAAAAATATCCATTCGTCCATTTACACATAgttcacaataaataatattctgtctgtctgtgtttataatattgaatgTTTCAGTGTTACATGGTGTGTATTTTAAAAGTAGATCAGTCTTATTATAAGTTTAATATATAATATGTTGTTAATAAGTTGATTTAAGTGCCTGAAGCTCAtactttcaattttcaaagacTTTGATATACTTGAAGAAGAAAGTTTCTAATTAGTTTCGAATTTGTACCTACTAAGGTGGCAAAAAGTTAGACAAagattattttacatatatcAAAGTCTTTAGTTTATTGGAATGCATGGGGCTTGTAAGACGAATCGAATTAGTAATATCGATTACTAGAAAGATACTATCTGTTTTATAGTATGTACAAGCCTGGAACATCGGAAGGTTTTAATTACtgcatgaaatgaaattaatttattgactaTGCGATAGGTCTTACTTGGTCTTGCTTTTATTTCATATGCTATcagtagttttattatataattttctgcGGTAACGTAAATGTCTGTCGCCCGTGcaatttttttggaataaaatcGAGAGTGCACAAtctaattgtatttatttaggcaACTATAACTTTGTAAGACTTACTTACATAGTAAGTTTTCATTTCTACCTATACCTAGTGCACAAAGTAATCgggattatttgaaaaaaataattatcagcAATTTTACTGCGCTTAAGTTtacatttctataaatattcGTCAATTAcattttaagcaaaaaaaaaaacatcttggtACGTTGTCCAAtttaagcattttatttttgcagattGTCGTTACATTGAAAATGAGCCTTATTACTTCAAACGCAAAAGCTATTTGAGAATGAAGACTATATTCGCTATGTTGTTAAGTAGATCTTTTATTGTGGAATTCtttcaaatgtaacaataaTCTGAATAGGCCGATTTTTCAAGCATCACTTAACTTTTGTATGAGGAACAAATATGGCGGTTTTGCATATTAGCTGTCAAATACCCCaaaatattcttcagataaaagttctCTGGTGATTGATAAATCCGGCCCTAAATTAATGATTGGACTATGTAAAAACggcttttcttatttaaaatactgtctcgaaataagtatatgtatgtgtataaatCTAAGTTAACTAACCACGTCAGTCCATatatcaggggcccgattctcctaagttaataatgtcaaaatcgaatagtaATATGATcgaaatagcagttttaaccatatcgggcattctgctattaatataagaccaatcgtattccatcgagattcgattggtttgcgtttggtctgctattttggtgattttggtctatacggtagttagCTCtataatcatattgcaatagttaatcatttgcagacaaaataattcattattgaatgacagacaaggataaaaacgtttatttcaaagaaaaaatagcggaatgccacataagtaggtacgtttcattcgtaatcgagtcgggattggatcgcagtcgaacgtgaatcgtatgttgcttaagtaaaattaggagaatcgtgccCCAGGTCTAGTTCATAATAGGTAACCAATGTTGTTGAATTCATGTTGTGTGTATAAATCGctcaaaatacatagttattcaTACATTATATGTTAAGGTACTATAAggattgttaatttatatatactggtttttaattagttttggtATATTTGTGTTGTGTCTCTATTGTTTACGGTTCTGTTAGAATTTGAAAGAGAGCACCAAAAAaggatttatgttatttatccaaaagtcTATTTGGGAATAAACTTACAGTttcttttccattttttttgtggttcATTTTGACTTTCATAAATACCAAATGCTGATTTTTTTTAGTCACTGTTTACTATCGATGCTCCTTTCAAAttgtttcatattatatttaaagttactgtagataaaaattgtattacttTGGTTCAAAAGGGGCCACTAATTGTTAgtcaattaaaataagaaatctATTGTCTGTTGTAACttgtaaaacatttattgttttttttaacaataaactttttgatttttaacaTTTCTTCTCAGTtcattatgttaaaaaaatgaaatctcAAACAATATCAAATTTCCTGCTTATGAAAATGCATTCACTCTAGACATTTGCCACTttgcaataaatattcttttgaaACCTAAAAGCAACAAGTTACTTAAAAATGCAAATTCTGTTTACGTAGACAAACTATTTAACCATTTAAGAATTCAAACGATTTCCTACGTCATAATTATGTCTAAGGGGTCGCATAGACTATCAATTAATTATTGCATTTAATTGATTGTCTAGGCGGCCTCTTAGTTAAAATTTCATTGCAATATTATTCCCTAAAAtctaattacataatataatttaatttacatcagTCTTTGTAACTCTTCAAGTTCCTTTTTCttcgtatttaatttttgtctgtcCGACGCTTGTGCCCAATGCGGGGCATGCGTCAAATAATGACTACTTGCAAACTTAGCCTCTAATTTAGACAGACCGTCTTCTAACCACTTTATTTTCTTCTCTAGTTTAGCTCTAGCTGCAAATACAGCAATCTCAAGATCTTCCCCAAGTAATTCCACTTTGACTTTCGTATCTTTATCCAACATGGCGCTCACGTATTTCTTATCCGGATTCGGTTTGAATTGAACTTCGCCACAACGCGACAGATTCAAAAATACTGTTTCACTATTTTCTATGTCCGTTTTTAGTTTGTCATCTTCACTTTCAATGAACACAGAAGGTCTCAGTTTATTAGAAATGTTATACAAGCCTTTCATTTCTCTGATTAGATTTACAGTGCCTAAGAATCTATTGACTTGCCACTCGAAGTCGGCATCCTTCCAGTGTTTGAAGTCTTTTTGTTGCGGAAAATCTAAATACTTGTTAGTTGCGTCCTGGAAGTTATGTACTATGTTGTTGGAGAATGTTGGTACTTTGGGTATGAGTTCTTCCGTTAAATATACCATGAAAGGAGCGAGACACCGGAGAGATGTGTTGAGAACTGCAGACAATGTGTGCGCGTGGGCATAAGCCATCTTAGCATCCTTGCCATCCATTCCAGGCTTCGTAGCTTCTAAGTAAATGTCACAAAATTCATTATACATCAGAGTCCTTATTGCTTTTGTTGCCAAATGAAAGTCATAGTTATCCATGGAGACATTAACTTTTTCAACCATCTCCGCCAATCTGCTCAAGATCCATGTATCGAAGTACGTAAGGTCGTCAACACTCAAGTTTTTGTCCAACTTTGGTAATCTCGTGTAGGCCATCTGGGTGTATCTCACGCTTTGCCAGATTTTGTTGCCGAAGAGCTTGTTGGAATGGCATGTCGCGATATCGAAGTTTACGTAATGCGACTTTATATCTTGCGAGAGCAGAGTGAACCTCAGAGCGTCAACTCCACATTCCGGTATACCCTTCGTATTTGTATAGTTAGCTTGATGGTAAGCTAAAGCCTTGTCCATTTCGGCCAAACTCAGAGTTCCGTTTCTATGCATTTCTTTAGTTTTGTCTTTCAAATTCTGTAAACTAATGCCGTCTATGACATCCAGTGGATCTATAACGTTGCCTCGACTTTTGGACATTTTTGCGCCTTTATTGTCGCAGATAACTCCGTGTAGTAGCACCTTGTTGAATGGTAGCCGTTCTGTCAACTCTAAGCCGAGAATAACCATTCTATGGACCCAAAAGCCGAGGATGTCATGTCCAGTCGCGAGAAGACTCAAAGGATAAAACGTACCGAAGTCCTTATCTCTATTGACATTTGGCCAACCTAACGCTGCGAATGGATAAATACCGGAAGAAAACCAAGTATCAAGAACATCGGAGTCTCTTTCGGCTACAATCATATCCGGCAAGGTTCTTAAAAACTTGGAAGCTAGCACTTTGGCGGCTGCTTCGTTATTCGCGGCTACCCACGCTACATCGCGGTCAACACTGCATTTATAAGCCGGGATCTGATGTCCCCACCACAGCTGCCGAGAAATACACCAGTCCCGATCGTCGCCGGTCCAATTCAACCAGTACTTCACAAACTTGTCAGGTTCGATGACCAGTTTGCCTGTCTCCACTAACGAAGCTGCTCTTTCATTTAGTTCACTACATGATAAGAACCATTGTTCTTTAGGTAAATGGTCTATGATCCCTCCGGTTCTACTGCACACCGGTAAAGTCATGTGGTGAGGCTTAATACCTCTCATGAGACC includes:
- the LOC110381484 gene encoding uncharacterized protein LOC110381484 isoform X2; this encodes MSSGLEHEDLENVALVRMEDVQPSRDRIDRTVDLQSPPSDDEEIFETCIIDKVEYDNECAIDDDSDSNIGSMVSIQSEEMVEEEEESSDTSELIVPEILDPPTEIINEPIQRPKEVKTNAKPNQSDSWPTLEILPGGVIKNAVDCETFPSKTADKTPRKGEMMYACAKCPQVFKYLFCLVKHVKWHEEQAKMVDRTANLKKGESEEYVCLHTSKKKVGLPDAKKSRRKQPKRLKS
- the LOC110381484 gene encoding uncharacterized protein LOC110381484 isoform X1, with translation MSSGLEHEDLENVALVRMEDVQPSRDRIDRTVDLQSPPSDDEEIFETCIIDKVEYDNECAIDDDSDSNIGSMVSIQSEEMVEEEEESSDTSELIVPEILDPPTEIINEPIQRPKEVKTNAKPNQSDSWPTLEILPGGVIKNAVDCETFPSKTADKTPRKGEMMYACAKCPQVFKYLFCLVKHVKWHEEQAKMVDRTANLSTLEKELVLVKRERNDLDKTYKMQKIEVYARIAAAIEKINNTRHIFK
- the LOC110381490 gene encoding valine--tRNA ligase codes for the protein MLRLQNYRVPFLHIQQRLITSTTNVVLKPNVSATAYQPKNVEKKKYEKWEQYNLFKAESISEKPMFSMVLPPPNVTGNLHLGHALACTIQDVIVRQKRSLGHNVLWLPGIDHAGIATQGVVERYLQTRQDISRYDIGREKFLQEVWKWKEKHGNTICNQLKTLGCSLDWSRETFTMDQRHTHAVNTAFINLFNKGLIYRKKALVNWCSTLNSTVSDIEVENVTINGPKDINVPGYESPIKFGLMYHFAYRVFESKEEVVVATTMPETMLGDTAIAVHPKDERFAHLAGKKVWHPFRNCTIPVIFDDFVDMEVGTGAVKLTPAHSKIDYEVAKEHNIPLLEVIDENGKMKNSGDFFNNTKRYDCRKAVIKRLEGMGLMRGIKPHHMTLPVCSRTGGIIDHLPKEQWFLSCSELNERAASLVETGKLVIEPDKFVKYWLNWTGDDRDWCISRQLWWGHQIPAYKCSVDRDVAWVAANNEAAAKVLASKFLRTLPDMIVAERDSDVLDTWFSSGIYPFAALGWPNVNRDKDFGTFYPLSLLATGHDILGFWVHRMVILGLELTERLPFNKVLLHGVICDNKGAKMSKSRGNVIDPLDVIDGISLQNLKDKTKEMHRNGTLSLAEMDKALAYHQANYTNTKGIPECGVDALRFTLLSQDIKSHYVNFDIATCHSNKLFGNKIWQSVRYTQMAYTRLPKLDKNLSVDDLTYFDTWILSRLAEMVEKVNVSMDNYDFHLATKAIRTLMYNEFCDIYLEATKPGMDGKDAKMAYAHAHTLSAVLNTSLRCLAPFMVYLTEELIPKVPTFSNNIVHNFQDATNKYLDFPQQKDFKHWKDADFEWQVNRFLGTVNLIREMKGLYNISNKLRPSVFIESEDDKLKTDIENSETVFLNLSRCGEVQFKPNPDKKYVSAMLDKDTKVKVELLGEDLEIAVFAARAKLEKKIKWLEDGLSKLEAKFASSHYLTHAPHWAQASDRQKLNTKKKELEELQRLM